A region from the Triticum aestivum cultivar Chinese Spring chromosome 3D, IWGSC CS RefSeq v2.1, whole genome shotgun sequence genome encodes:
- the LOC123074344 gene encoding transcription repressor OFP3: MDHGGGGRSSSRLRDRLARMFRPGSLLRSTCNNNTASTSSSSSCSAAAGAAADGVTASKPPPSSACSSSRALLPADSAISRDRDSFLTSSRRDYATIVGRTESFSNALDRVHRRAGAAVHSLPPPARFSMHASPLMESKKKSPLHGHRHHRHRLGGRVKGDKSKKMFSNNPYGFSTSDTDGDDVFSSDADERSRSDAKKGDAEAFFSSSRSFSFSSDSSEFYSKKKKPKKKSPAAVAPKPPPPPPRARARGQRRKNRVASSCDTCGVREGFRPVVSAAEEQVRRGFAVVQRSRDPYADFRASMVEMVVSRQMFGAAELERLLRSYLSLNAPRHHPVILQAFSDIWVVLHGG; encoded by the coding sequence ATGGatcatggcggcggcggcaggagtaGCAGCCGCCTCCGGGACCGGCTGGCCCGGATGTTCCGTCCGGGCTCGCTGCTCCGCTCGACCTGCAACAACAACACCGcgtcgacctcctcttcctcctcgtgctcggccgcggcgggcgcggCAGCCGACGGGGTGACTGCGTCCAAgccgcccccgagctccgcctGCTCCTCCAGCCGCGCGCTCTTGCCCGCCGACTCCGCCATCTCCCGCGACAGGGACTCGTTCCTCACCTCTTCTCGCCGCGACTACGCCACCATCGTCGGCCGCACCGAGTCCTTCTCCAACGCCCTCGACCGCGTGCACCGCCGTGCCGGCGCCGCGGTGCATTCTCTGCCGCCTCCGGCTCGCTTCTCCATGCACGCGTCGCCTCTGATGGAGAGCAAGAAAAAGAGCCCTCTCCACGGTCATCggcaccaccgccaccgcctcggTGGCCGGGTCAAGGGCGACAAGAGCAAGAAGATGTTCTCCAACAACCCCTATGGCTTCAGCACCTCGGACACTGACGGCGACGACGTCTTCAGCAGCGACGCTGACGAGCGCAGCCGCAGCGACGCCAAGAAGGGGGACGCGgaggccttcttctcctcctccagaaGCTTCTCCTTCTCCTCCGACTCCTCCGAGTTCTACAGCAAGAAGAAGAAACCAAAGAAGAAGTCCCCTGCCGCAGTggcgcccaagccgccgccgccgccgccgagagcGAGGGCGAGGGGGCAGAGGCGCAAGAATCGCGTGGCGAGCAGCTGCGACACGTGCGGCGTGAGGGAAGGGTTCCGGCCGGTGGTGTCGGCGGCGGAGGAGCAGGTGCGCAGGGGGTTCGCGGTGGTGCAGCGGTCGCGGGACCCCTACGCCGACTTCCGGGCGTCgatggtggagatggtggtgagCCGGCAGATGTTCGGCGCGGCGGAGCTGGAGCGGCTGCTGCGGTCGTACCTCTCGCTCAACGCGCCGCGCCACCACCCCGTCATCCTCCAGGCCTTCTCCGACATCTGGGTCGTCCTCCACGGCGGCTAG